In one Nocardioides sp. NBC_00368 genomic region, the following are encoded:
- a CDS encoding TetR/AcrR family transcriptional regulator — MARIPVAQRRRDFIEAAVEVIAAHGIDGATTRRIAEQAKANVAMLHYCYDSKEDLFADVYTFVSGKYREVIEGSDPHTTLPEAAREILRGVMACYLESPSFTAATFELVSWARRQHGDRGIEVYDQAFDTVRKALREASAADPVTLEVIDEVAYVLATLADGFGVNWLTYGDAAVARAQMEINCSVLDTWLTTRLAAAPAEA; from the coding sequence ATGGCACGGATCCCCGTCGCACAGCGACGTCGCGACTTCATCGAGGCCGCGGTCGAGGTCATCGCAGCCCACGGGATCGACGGCGCGACGACGCGGCGCATCGCCGAGCAGGCCAAGGCGAACGTGGCGATGCTGCACTACTGCTACGACTCGAAGGAGGACCTCTTTGCCGACGTCTACACCTTCGTGTCCGGCAAGTACCGCGAGGTCATCGAGGGCAGCGACCCGCACACAACGCTGCCCGAGGCAGCCCGGGAGATCTTGCGCGGCGTCATGGCGTGCTATCTCGAGTCCCCGAGCTTCACCGCCGCGACCTTCGAGCTCGTCAGCTGGGCCCGGCGTCAGCACGGCGACCGCGGCATCGAGGTGTACGACCAGGCCTTCGACACGGTGCGCAAGGCGCTGCGGGAGGCATCCGCCGCCGACCCTGTCACGCTGGAGGTGATCGACGAGGTCGCCTACGTCCTTGCCACCCTCGCCGACGGCTTCGGCGTCAACTGGCTGACCTACGGCGACGCCGCTGTCGCGCGGGCGCAGATGGAGATCAACTGCTCCGTCCTCGACACCTGGCTCACGACGCGGCTCGCGGCGGCGCCGGCCGAGGCCTGA
- a CDS encoding MFS transporter — MAQTNQEAGAARRTRAGRRPGRGPLIGIGALMVVLTNAVIFILPPLLPVIQAQYGLATVAETTWLYTALTLGGGAGFILLPRLADLHGDRNASVAASVFLTVGAAVPAVGDSYPTLLAGCALMGFGCAAQLLPLGFLRRNLGESGITIGVAVLVIATGAGIVAGMIGGGLIVENLSLRSFFVVLTAACAATTLATYLMVPHAPPAERSGRLGVVGTVWMVGWVAAILLTLTQGLVWGNAALIPLVVGVVGGVAWARSQRRSSTAVFDVALMRTPLVTASCLCIALFAAVNSAFLLLLSTYAQIVPEALRPVDAYGLGLSALQTGWLMVPFAVTFLVGGAVVDRPVANGRGVPVFILGALISAAGLAWLAMMHEQQWHYLVGAAVMGLGCSIGYAAGFTVVQAAVPEEKAGMAAGVAGTFMAVGFAFGTALVSADLSASMVPVPGTTLEVAAEGLYGTGYWISGALALLVVVTVLVSSARSRRRHGAIGS; from the coding sequence ATGGCACAGACCAACCAGGAAGCGGGAGCAGCCCGCCGGACGAGAGCAGGACGCCGACCCGGCCGAGGTCCGCTCATCGGCATCGGCGCGCTGATGGTCGTACTGACCAACGCCGTCATCTTCATCCTTCCGCCGCTCCTGCCGGTGATCCAGGCGCAGTACGGGCTCGCCACGGTCGCCGAGACGACGTGGCTCTACACCGCCCTGACCCTCGGTGGGGGAGCGGGTTTCATCCTGCTGCCGCGCCTCGCCGATCTGCACGGCGACCGGAACGCCTCCGTCGCCGCGTCCGTCTTCCTCACGGTCGGTGCGGCGGTCCCGGCGGTCGGCGACTCCTACCCGACGCTCCTCGCCGGGTGTGCCCTGATGGGCTTCGGCTGCGCGGCCCAGCTGCTGCCGCTGGGCTTCCTCCGGCGCAACCTCGGCGAGTCCGGCATCACCATCGGCGTCGCCGTTCTGGTGATCGCCACAGGTGCCGGCATCGTCGCCGGCATGATCGGCGGCGGCCTGATCGTCGAGAACCTCTCCCTGCGCAGCTTCTTCGTCGTTCTCACCGCCGCCTGCGCAGCAACCACCCTCGCGACGTACCTCATGGTCCCGCACGCCCCGCCGGCCGAGCGATCCGGTCGGCTCGGCGTGGTCGGCACGGTGTGGATGGTCGGCTGGGTCGCGGCGATCCTGCTGACCCTGACCCAGGGGCTGGTCTGGGGCAACGCAGCGCTCATCCCGCTGGTGGTCGGTGTCGTCGGCGGCGTCGCCTGGGCGCGCTCCCAGCGCCGGTCGTCGACGGCCGTCTTCGACGTGGCGTTGATGCGTACGCCGCTGGTCACCGCCTCCTGCCTGTGCATCGCGCTGTTCGCGGCGGTGAACTCGGCGTTCCTGCTCCTGCTCAGCACCTACGCTCAGATCGTTCCCGAGGCGCTCCGACCGGTCGACGCGTACGGCCTCGGGCTCTCCGCCCTCCAGACCGGCTGGCTGATGGTGCCCTTCGCGGTGACGTTCCTGGTCGGCGGCGCGGTGGTGGATCGTCCGGTGGCCAATGGTCGCGGTGTGCCCGTCTTCATCCTCGGCGCCCTGATCAGCGCCGCCGGCCTGGCCTGGCTGGCGATGATGCACGAGCAGCAGTGGCACTACCTGGTCGGCGCCGCGGTCATGGGGCTGGGCTGCAGCATCGGGTACGCAGCCGGCTTCACGGTGGTCCAGGCCGCCGTCCCCGAGGAGAAGGCCGGCATGGCAGCAGGTGTCGCCGGCACCTTCATGGCGGTCGGCTTCGCGTTCGGCACGGCGCTCGTCAGCGCAGACCTCAGTGCCTCCATGGTCCCGGTGCCCGGCACGACGCTCGAGGTCGCCGCCGAGGGCCTCTACGGCACCGGCTACTGGATCTCCGGAGCTCTTGCCCTGCTCGTCGTCGTGACCGTCCTGGTCTCGAGCGCCCGCTCGCGTCGGCGGCACGGAGCCATCGGGTCCTAG
- a CDS encoding NAD(P)/FAD-dependent oxidoreductase: MPAPTDNVEYAAFSGWVDPPTDVRPALDADLECRVAVIGGGINGMSTALRLAERGQDVVLLEAEFCGHGASSRNAGQLAGAPGGDIQLLDLLSRKKMPGMMRLAERAAHHVEDFIAKHDIDCEYEATGNAFAAVSRGQMGRVRRVAKIITRAGGHVEVGTAAELGIPRGFVGGMREVVGGRMNPGEFSLGMREVLLDSSARVFEQTKVTDVRREGGRVVLTTPRGRLRADRVVLATNAFAGEWDITPKHLSVPIYVIEVETEPIAPERLAALGWTSGMGLVTQHAIMENYRLTPRNTIVFGVRRLERGTSYPLPEKVPDPGLVEELAGAFATRFPSLADVAIDRAWGGWIAITSSWLPLAGRMRDDIYYSIACNGHGLAQAPYIGTLIADAIVDGELHEDLRTVWQERPRFPRPMMMSRAGLRTIWAVDRFNDMVNGSRRKARVRG, translated from the coding sequence ATGCCCGCGCCCACTGACAACGTCGAGTACGCGGCCTTCAGCGGCTGGGTCGACCCGCCCACCGACGTACGCCCGGCCCTGGACGCCGACCTGGAGTGCCGGGTCGCCGTCATCGGCGGCGGCATCAACGGCATGTCGACCGCGTTGCGGCTCGCCGAGCGCGGCCAGGACGTGGTCCTGCTGGAGGCCGAGTTCTGCGGCCACGGCGCCAGCTCGCGCAACGCGGGCCAGCTGGCGGGTGCCCCCGGCGGCGACATCCAGCTGCTCGACCTGCTCTCGCGCAAGAAGATGCCGGGGATGATGCGGTTGGCCGAGCGTGCCGCGCACCATGTCGAGGACTTCATCGCCAAGCACGACATCGACTGCGAGTACGAGGCCACCGGCAACGCGTTCGCCGCGGTCTCGCGTGGTCAGATGGGCCGGGTTCGCCGGGTCGCCAAGATCATCACCCGAGCCGGCGGCCACGTGGAGGTCGGCACGGCTGCTGAGCTGGGGATCCCACGCGGGTTCGTCGGCGGCATGCGGGAGGTCGTCGGAGGGAGGATGAACCCCGGCGAGTTCAGCCTCGGCATGCGCGAGGTCCTGCTCGACTCGTCCGCGCGAGTCTTCGAGCAGACGAAGGTCACCGATGTCCGCCGCGAGGGCGGCCGGGTCGTCCTGACGACCCCGCGCGGCAGGCTCCGGGCAGACCGGGTGGTGCTGGCCACGAACGCCTTCGCGGGGGAGTGGGACATCACCCCGAAGCACCTCTCCGTGCCCATCTACGTCATCGAGGTGGAGACCGAGCCGATCGCTCCCGAGCGTCTGGCCGCGCTGGGCTGGACCAGCGGCATGGGTCTGGTCACGCAGCACGCGATCATGGAGAACTACCGGCTGACGCCGCGCAACACCATCGTCTTCGGCGTACGCCGCCTCGAACGCGGCACGAGCTACCCGCTCCCGGAGAAGGTGCCGGACCCCGGCCTGGTCGAGGAGCTGGCCGGCGCATTCGCCACCCGGTTCCCGTCGTTGGCCGACGTCGCGATCGACCGCGCCTGGGGCGGATGGATCGCGATCACCTCGTCCTGGCTTCCTCTCGCCGGCCGGATGCGGGACGACATCTACTACTCGATCGCCTGCAACGGTCATGGCCTGGCCCAGGCGCCCTACATCGGGACGCTCATCGCCGACGCGATCGTCGACGGGGAGCTGCACGAGGACCTCCGCACCGTATGGCAGGAGAGGCCCCGGTTCCCGCGACCGATGATGATGAGCCGCGCCGGACTCAGGACGATCTGGGCCGTGGACCGCTTCAACGACATGGTCAACGGCAGCAGGCGCAAGGCCCGGGTCAGGGGTTGA
- a CDS encoding alcohol dehydrogenase catalytic domain-containing protein — MKAVTWQGKRDIRVEEVPDPHIVEDDDIIVEITSTGLCGSDLHLYEVLTGFMTPGDVVGHEPMGVVAEAGPGVSEVSVGDRVVVPFNISCGTCWMCQHRLHSQCETTQNRDQGTGASLFGYSSLYGQVPGGQAEYLRVPFGNQLPIKVPDGPPDDRFLFLSDVLPTAWQALQYADPDPHSTVLVLGAGPIGDMASRFALAAGHRVISVDRVPERLARVRQRGAETIALESGDIAEQVRDLTDGRGADAVIDAVGMEAHGSPIIEGMTKMVSRMPAAAGRAVMQTAGVDRMAALHTAFDAVRRGGNVSISGVYGGALDPFPMMQLFDKQVSIRMGQANVHAWTEDLLPFLVGEDDPLGVDSFATHHLPLSEAPETYKSFQEKADGMVKVVFNP; from the coding sequence ATGAAGGCGGTCACCTGGCAAGGCAAGCGCGACATCCGAGTGGAGGAGGTCCCGGACCCGCACATCGTCGAGGACGACGACATCATCGTCGAGATCACCTCGACCGGACTGTGCGGTTCCGACCTCCACCTCTACGAGGTGCTCACCGGCTTCATGACGCCCGGCGACGTGGTCGGGCACGAGCCGATGGGCGTCGTCGCGGAGGCAGGCCCCGGGGTCAGCGAGGTGAGCGTCGGCGACCGGGTCGTGGTGCCGTTCAACATCAGCTGCGGCACGTGCTGGATGTGTCAGCACCGCCTGCACTCGCAGTGCGAGACCACCCAGAACCGAGACCAGGGCACCGGCGCCAGCCTCTTCGGCTACAGCTCGCTCTACGGCCAGGTCCCCGGCGGACAGGCGGAGTATCTGCGCGTTCCTTTCGGCAACCAGCTGCCGATCAAGGTGCCCGACGGTCCTCCCGACGACCGGTTCCTGTTCCTCTCCGACGTCCTGCCGACCGCCTGGCAGGCGCTGCAGTACGCCGATCCCGACCCGCACAGCACCGTGCTGGTGCTCGGAGCCGGTCCCATCGGCGACATGGCGAGCCGCTTCGCCCTCGCCGCCGGCCACCGGGTCATCAGCGTGGATCGAGTCCCCGAGCGCCTCGCCCGGGTGCGGCAGCGTGGGGCGGAGACGATCGCCCTCGAGTCCGGCGACATCGCCGAGCAGGTGCGCGACCTGACCGACGGACGCGGGGCCGACGCCGTGATCGACGCCGTGGGCATGGAGGCCCACGGCTCGCCGATCATCGAGGGGATGACCAAGATGGTGTCCCGGATGCCCGCAGCCGCCGGCCGTGCGGTGATGCAGACGGCCGGGGTCGACCGGATGGCCGCACTCCACACCGCCTTCGACGCCGTACGCCGCGGGGGCAACGTCTCCATCTCCGGCGTCTATGGCGGCGCGCTGGACCCGTTCCCGATGATGCAGCTCTTCGACAAGCAGGTCAGCATCCGGATGGGCCAGGCCAACGTACACGCCTGGACCGAGGACCTGCTGCCGTTCCTCGTGGGCGAGGACGACCCGCTCGGTGTCGACTCCTTCGCCACCCACCACCTCCCCCTCAGCGAGGCTCCGGAGACCTACAAGTCCTTCCAGGAGAAGGCCGACGGGATGGTCAAGGTCGTCTTCAACCCCTGA
- a CDS encoding NAD-dependent epimerase/dehydratase family protein, whose product MKVVVIGASGNLGTAAIRALTADGAAMVVGVARRAPRGPRSNVHASVEWRQADVSTDDLEPLVEGADAVVHLAWKFQPTHRPEETWATNAVGTRRVLEAVARAGVPALVCVSSVAAYSPAHHDDPVDETWETDGASAAAYCREKAYVERALDAFACNHPEVRLVRVRPAFVFQRSAASEQRRIFGGPLLRPAFVDRRRIPVVPLPAGLRFQAVHAGDVGRALAAAATTDVTGAFNLAGAGVIGREQIGELLDARTVEIPPNLARHGLDTAWHARLAPVPGNLLDAVMQLPLMSTARAELELGWQPRHSAVDALEAVISGIPEKAGSDLPPLRP is encoded by the coding sequence ATGAAGGTGGTCGTCATCGGCGCGTCGGGGAACCTCGGCACCGCCGCGATCCGGGCGCTGACCGCAGACGGCGCCGCCATGGTCGTGGGGGTCGCGCGCCGAGCCCCGCGAGGCCCACGGTCCAACGTCCATGCGTCCGTCGAGTGGCGTCAGGCCGATGTCTCTACCGACGACCTGGAGCCGCTGGTCGAGGGCGCCGACGCGGTGGTCCACCTCGCCTGGAAGTTCCAGCCGACCCATCGTCCCGAGGAGACCTGGGCCACCAACGCCGTCGGAACCCGCAGGGTGCTCGAGGCCGTGGCGCGGGCAGGAGTGCCGGCGCTCGTGTGCGTCTCCTCGGTGGCGGCCTACTCGCCGGCGCATCACGACGACCCGGTCGACGAGACCTGGGAGACCGACGGCGCCTCGGCCGCTGCGTACTGCCGGGAGAAGGCGTACGTCGAGCGTGCCCTGGACGCCTTCGCCTGCAACCATCCCGAGGTCCGCCTGGTCCGGGTCCGGCCCGCCTTCGTCTTCCAGCGCTCCGCGGCGAGCGAGCAGCGGCGTATCTTCGGCGGCCCGCTGCTCCGGCCCGCCTTCGTGGACCGCCGGCGGATTCCCGTGGTCCCGCTGCCCGCCGGGCTGCGGTTCCAGGCGGTGCATGCCGGCGATGTCGGCCGGGCCCTTGCCGCCGCGGCGACCACCGACGTGACGGGCGCGTTCAACCTGGCCGGAGCCGGTGTCATCGGCCGCGAGCAGATCGGCGAGCTGCTGGATGCTCGGACGGTCGAGATCCCACCGAATCTTGCCCGCCACGGCCTGGACACGGCCTGGCACGCCCGGCTGGCGCCGGTCCCCGGCAACCTGCTCGACGCGGTCATGCAGCTGCCGCTGATGTCGACCGCCCGCGCCGAGCTGGAGCTGGGCTGGCAGCCACGCCACTCGGCCGTGGACGCTCTCGAGGCGGTCATCTCCGGGATCCCGGAGAAGGCCGGCAGCGACCTCCCGCCGCTACGTCCCTGA
- a CDS encoding SgcJ/EcaC family oxidoreductase, with the protein MTNETISVEQELRTVLDQWATAIAEHRPADVAALFTENALFQGFDPTPGFGRDYINAYYAKQPIGLRAEYELLSTREIAPDVVAGYARVLFVRPDGNVTVHLTVIAQRGRSGWALSHYHVSRI; encoded by the coding sequence ATGACCAACGAGACCATCAGTGTGGAGCAGGAGCTGCGCACCGTACTCGACCAGTGGGCCACTGCCATCGCCGAGCACCGACCGGCCGATGTCGCCGCCCTCTTCACCGAGAACGCCCTCTTCCAGGGCTTCGACCCCACCCCCGGCTTCGGGCGCGACTACATCAACGCCTACTACGCCAAGCAGCCGATCGGCCTCCGGGCGGAGTACGAGCTGCTCTCCACACGCGAGATCGCCCCGGACGTCGTCGCGGGATATGCCCGTGTGCTGTTCGTGCGGCCCGACGGGAACGTGACGGTCCACCTCACCGTGATCGCCCAACGTGGACGCAGCGGATGGGCGTTGAGCCACTACCACGTCTCCAGGATCTGA
- a CDS encoding SDR family NAD(P)-dependent oxidoreductase: MSTRKVAVITGASQGIGAALVAAYQDLGYAVVANSRSIEPASSETIQTVAGDIGDATVARRVIATALDRFGRVDTLVNNAGIFVAKPFTDYTVEDYEAIKSTNLDGFFHVTQAALGQFLEQGEGGHVVSVTTTLVESASAAVPSVLASLSKGGVAAATKSLAVEYAGRGIRVNAVSPGIIKTPMHAPETHDFLAALHPMETLGEVEDVTRGVLYLEQSPFVTGEFLHIDGGQSAGH, from the coding sequence ATGAGCACACGAAAGGTCGCCGTCATCACCGGCGCTTCACAGGGAATCGGAGCCGCGCTCGTCGCGGCCTATCAGGACCTCGGCTACGCCGTCGTCGCCAACTCTCGATCCATCGAGCCAGCCTCGTCCGAGACCATCCAGACCGTCGCCGGCGACATCGGCGATGCCACGGTCGCACGGCGCGTGATCGCCACGGCACTCGACCGGTTCGGCCGGGTCGACACGCTGGTCAACAATGCGGGCATCTTCGTCGCCAAGCCGTTCACCGACTACACCGTCGAGGACTACGAGGCGATCAAGAGCACCAACCTCGACGGCTTCTTCCACGTCACGCAGGCGGCGCTCGGACAGTTCCTCGAGCAGGGCGAGGGCGGCCATGTCGTCAGTGTGACCACGACGCTGGTCGAGAGCGCATCTGCAGCGGTGCCCTCGGTCCTGGCCTCACTCAGCAAGGGTGGGGTCGCGGCGGCGACCAAGTCGCTCGCCGTCGAGTACGCCGGCCGAGGCATCCGGGTGAACGCGGTCTCGCCCGGCATCATCAAGACACCCATGCACGCTCCGGAGACGCATGACTTCCTCGCTGCGCTCCACCCCATGGAGACGCTGGGCGAGGTCGAAGACGTGACCCGCGGCGTGCTCTACCTGGAGCAGTCCCCCTTCGTCACGGGCGAGTTCCTCCACATCGACGGCGGCCAGAGCGCCGGCCACTGA
- a CDS encoding TetR/AcrR family transcriptional regulator, with amino-acid sequence MGRTSDARERLVAAGTELFSERAYSSVGVAEIAARAGVQKGSFYYFFPSKEALALAVIDAHWVWQRGEWTAILARPGTALERLRGIFDATAQMQTSALRGTGAVTGCLFGNLALEVSSINPSLQTRLQEIFEEQVQIIAEHLTAAVDDGEIELVDARMAAKSIVAQLEGLVLFAKLFNDPGELDALWGNSLRLMGIALPAGQPAPL; translated from the coding sequence GTGGGACGGACTTCAGATGCGCGCGAGCGGCTTGTCGCCGCCGGCACCGAGCTGTTCAGTGAGCGGGCCTACAGCTCGGTCGGCGTGGCGGAGATCGCCGCCCGTGCCGGGGTGCAGAAGGGCTCGTTCTACTACTTCTTCCCGTCGAAGGAGGCCTTGGCGCTGGCTGTCATCGACGCCCACTGGGTGTGGCAGCGTGGCGAATGGACGGCGATCCTGGCGAGGCCGGGCACGGCTCTCGAGCGCCTTCGAGGGATCTTCGATGCAACCGCACAGATGCAGACGTCGGCGCTGCGCGGCACCGGAGCGGTCACCGGGTGCCTGTTCGGCAACCTCGCCCTCGAAGTCAGCTCGATCAACCCGTCGTTGCAGACGAGGCTCCAGGAGATCTTCGAGGAGCAGGTCCAGATCATCGCCGAGCACCTGACCGCGGCGGTCGACGACGGCGAGATCGAGCTCGTGGACGCGCGGATGGCCGCGAAGTCGATCGTGGCTCAGCTCGAGGGACTCGTTCTCTTCGCCAAGTTGTTCAACGACCCCGGCGAGCTGGACGCCCTCTGGGGCAACAGCCTGCGACTGATGGGCATTGCCCTGCCGGCCGGGCAGCCGGCGCCGCTGTAA
- the wrbA gene encoding NAD(P)H:quinone oxidoreductase, with amino-acid sequence MSENVKVTIVYYSSTGTTAEVARELEKGVLATGAEVRLTKAPELAPVSAIESNPAWAANHATTSDVPEASPDDVAWADVILFGTPTRFGNVSAQLKQFIDTLGGLWAEGKLVDKVYSGFVSSSSLHGGQETTLQSLYTSVHHFGGILVAPGFTDPVKYDDGNPYGTSHVDAQGANPVGDVTRASAKHQAQRVVEIARRLKAGQAA; translated from the coding sequence ATGTCTGAGAACGTGAAGGTCACGATCGTCTACTACTCCTCGACCGGCACCACGGCTGAGGTTGCACGCGAGCTCGAGAAGGGAGTGCTGGCCACCGGCGCCGAGGTTCGCCTGACCAAGGCTCCGGAGCTTGCTCCGGTCTCCGCCATCGAGTCGAATCCGGCGTGGGCAGCGAACCACGCCACCACCTCCGACGTCCCGGAGGCGTCGCCGGATGACGTCGCCTGGGCCGACGTCATCCTCTTCGGCACGCCGACGAGGTTCGGGAACGTCTCCGCCCAGCTCAAGCAGTTCATCGACACGCTCGGTGGGCTGTGGGCAGAGGGCAAGCTGGTCGACAAGGTCTACAGCGGTTTCGTGTCGTCCTCCAGCCTCCATGGCGGCCAGGAGACGACGCTGCAGTCGCTCTACACCTCGGTGCACCACTTCGGGGGGATCCTCGTCGCGCCCGGTTTCACCGACCCGGTCAAGTACGACGACGGCAACCCGTACGGAACCTCGCACGTCGACGCCCAGGGGGCCAACCCGGTCGGCGACGTCACCCGGGCCTCGGCCAAGCACCAGGCCCAGCGTGTGGTCGAGATCGCCCGGCGCCTCAAGGCCGGACAGGCAGCCTGA
- a CDS encoding muconolactone Delta-isomerase family protein, with the protein MAEFIVEITTVIPDGTPQAEVDRRRTAEAVRAAELAAGGHLVRLWRPIGEMRSIGLWVAADEAALRADVLETLPLSPWMTFDVTAVASHPNDPAARGR; encoded by the coding sequence ATGGCTGAATTCATCGTTGAGATCACGACCGTGATCCCTGACGGGACCCCGCAGGCCGAGGTCGATCGACGTCGGACCGCAGAGGCGGTTCGGGCTGCGGAGCTGGCGGCGGGCGGTCACCTCGTTCGTCTCTGGCGCCCGATCGGCGAGATGCGGAGCATCGGCCTGTGGGTCGCCGCCGATGAGGCGGCCCTGCGGGCGGACGTCCTGGAGACCTTGCCGCTGTCCCCGTGGATGACCTTCGACGTCACCGCGGTGGCATCGCATCCGAACGACCCGGCCGCTCGCGGCCGCTGA
- a CDS encoding flavodoxin family protein, translated as MTPLTCLILNCTLKSSPDESSSALLGSQILSALMDHDMKGEMVRVVDHDVRFGVSTDEGDGDAWPELRERMLAADALVLVTPIWLGQPSSVCKMVLERLDAELSETDEDGRMLTYDKVAGIGVVGNEDGAHHVTAELCQALSDVGFTIPAGGSTYWVGEAMQGVDYKDKTPTPEATAGTTKTLARNLAHLAGLLASSPYPAGG; from the coding sequence ATGACGCCACTGACCTGTCTGATCCTGAACTGCACCCTCAAGAGCTCGCCCGACGAGTCCAGCTCCGCGCTGTTGGGATCCCAGATCCTCTCGGCGCTCATGGACCATGACATGAAGGGCGAGATGGTCCGCGTCGTCGACCATGACGTCCGCTTCGGGGTGAGCACCGACGAGGGCGACGGTGATGCCTGGCCGGAGCTGCGCGAGCGGATGCTCGCCGCTGACGCCCTCGTGCTGGTCACCCCGATCTGGCTGGGCCAACCGTCCTCGGTGTGCAAGATGGTGCTCGAGCGGCTCGACGCGGAGCTCAGCGAGACCGACGAGGACGGCCGGATGCTGACCTACGACAAGGTCGCCGGCATCGGCGTCGTGGGCAACGAGGACGGCGCCCACCACGTCACCGCCGAGCTCTGCCAGGCCCTCAGCGACGTCGGCTTCACCATCCCCGCCGGCGGGTCGACGTACTGGGTCGGCGAGGCAATGCAGGGCGTGGATTACAAGGACAAGACGCCGACCCCGGAGGCGACCGCCGGAACCACGAAGACTCTGGCCCGCAACCTGGCCCACCTCGCGGGCCTGCTGGCCAGCTCGCCGTATCCGGCAGGCGGGTGA
- a CDS encoding SDR family NAD(P)-dependent oxidoreductase yields MTRPASGAVVTGAGRGLGRQIAGLLVERGHTVLVTDLDEAAARTAAEELGPNAIPRALDVRDADAVDAARDALLTHADRLDVWVNNAGVLVSGPAWTQAPDTRRLMLEVNALGTINGTVSAIDTMRTGAGGHIVNIVSLAGITAVPGEAVYAASKHAAIGFSLSTLADLRLAGVENVDISCVCPDGIWTPMLYDKLDDPAAALSFSGRLLRPEEVVAAVGAVLDKPRPVKTVPGWRGIQARLADAIPRLGLSAAPVVVAQGRRAQKRLLARATRGEDVG; encoded by the coding sequence GTGACCCGCCCAGCTTCCGGCGCCGTCGTCACCGGCGCGGGCCGAGGTCTCGGCAGGCAGATCGCCGGCCTGCTCGTCGAGCGTGGTCATACCGTGCTGGTCACCGACCTCGACGAGGCCGCCGCACGGACCGCCGCCGAGGAGCTCGGCCCCAACGCGATCCCGCGGGCGCTCGACGTACGCGACGCCGACGCGGTCGACGCCGCCCGGGACGCCCTGCTCACCCACGCCGACCGGCTCGACGTCTGGGTCAACAACGCCGGCGTGCTCGTGAGCGGCCCGGCCTGGACGCAGGCACCCGACACGCGCCGGCTGATGCTCGAGGTCAACGCCCTCGGCACGATCAACGGCACCGTCAGCGCGATCGACACCATGCGTACCGGGGCCGGCGGCCACATCGTCAACATCGTCTCGCTGGCCGGCATCACCGCGGTCCCCGGCGAAGCCGTCTACGCCGCCTCGAAGCACGCAGCCATCGGCTTCAGCCTCAGCACGCTCGCGGACCTGCGGCTCGCCGGCGTCGAGAACGTCGACATCTCCTGCGTCTGCCCCGACGGCATCTGGACCCCGATGCTCTACGACAAGCTCGACGACCCCGCGGCGGCACTCTCGTTCTCCGGCAGGCTGCTCCGGCCCGAGGAGGTCGTGGCCGCGGTCGGCGCTGTGCTCGACAAGCCACGGCCGGTCAAGACGGTGCCCGGGTGGCGCGGGATCCAGGCGCGTCTGGCCGATGCGATCCCCCGGCTCGGGCTGAGCGCGGCGCCCGTCGTCGTGGCGCAGGGACGCCGCGCCCAGAAGCGGCTCCTCGCCCGGGCGACGCGAGGCGAGGACGTGGGCTGA